DNA from Nitrospirota bacterium:
CCTGCTCATGCCGCCGCCCGAGCCTTTGCCTGACGCACTCTCCCCCCCCGACATGGACTCGGACTCCATGATGACCAACGAACACGTGGCTTCGTAATACCTGGGTATCCGCTTTGTTCGCACGACGGTCACCGCCGTCGCCCCCGCCATCACCAGCACGAAAATCCACTTGGCCCGCCAAAGAATCATGAGGTAGTCGAAGAATTTGAAATCCACTTCGGACAGTTCCTCCTTGCGAGGGGTTCGGGGTTCAACCATGACGCCTCCATATCCCACAAAACCGTTCCCTGTTCAAGGCCTCCGTCCGGCCCTATCGACCATGCTCCCACCTTCCGGGAGAGCTCCGTTGGGCGCCATGTTTGGTATAATGCGCGCGAACATGTCCGCATCTTCCCCCGCATCATCCCCAAAGAATCCGGAGGCGATACCGGCCTCTCGTGGCAACCCCCGTAGTCCGGAAGACGTCCGATCCGACAAGTCGTCAATCGGGTCCGCAACCACCCTGATCGATTCGAAGGAGCCCAGGGTGGCACTTGTACACGACTGGCTCACCGGTATGCGCGGGGGAGAGAAGGTCCTCGAGGTGTTGTGCGAATTGTATCCACGCGCAGACCTTTTCACATTGGTTCACGTGAAAGGCTCGGTATCCAAGGTGATCGAAGAGAGGCGGATCGAAACGTCGTTCGTCCAACGGTTCCCCCGAGTGGCCCAGTATTACCGCCACTGCCTGCCTCTTTTCCCCACCGCCGTCGAACGGTTCAATTTGAACGGGTATGATCTGGTCATCAGCAACAGTCATTGCGTGGCCAAAGGAATCATCCCCGCACCGGGTGCATGCCATGTTTCCTTCGTCCTTACCCCAATGAGATACGTCTGGGACGCCTACGAGCACTATTTCGGCGCCGGGAAGGCTGGCCGTACCCGGAGCGCCAAGGATGGCAGCGGAGGGTGCGGCGCCGGGTCCGGCGGGCTGGCCGCCTATGTCATGCCCTTCGTCGCCAACTACCTGAGGATGTGGGACGTGGCCTCGACCGCGCGTGTGGATCATCTGATCGGTATCTCCGGGCACGTGGCCCTTAGGATACGGAGGTACTACGGACGGCATGCGGAGGTGATCCACCCGCCCGTGGATCTCTCCCGTTTCGGCGTTTCGACCAAATCCGACGGGTATTATCTCGCCCTCGGCGCCTTCGCCCCCTACAAACGGGTCGACCTGGCGATCGAAGCGTTCAATCGCATGGGGCGCCGCCTGATTGTGGCGGGGGGGGGGCAGGACGAACGCAGGCTCAGAAAACTGTCCGGTCCCACCATCCGGCTGGTACCGCAACCCGACGACCGGGAAGTCGTGGATCTCCTTCGCGGTTGTGAAGCGCTGGTTTTTCCAGGCGA
Protein-coding regions in this window:
- a CDS encoding glycosyltransferase — protein: MRGGEKVLEVLCELYPRADLFTLVHVKGSVSKVIEERRIETSFVQRFPRVAQYYRHCLPLFPTAVERFNLNGYDLVISNSHCVAKGIIPAPGACHVSFVLTPMRYVWDAYEHYFGAGKAGRTRSAKDGSGGCGAGSGGLAAYVMPFVANYLRMWDVASTARVDHLIGISGHVALRIRRYYGRHAEVIHPPVDLSRFGVSTKSDGYYLALGAFAPYKRVDLAIEAFNRMGRRLIVAGGGQDERRLRKLSGPTIRLVPQPDDREVVDLLRGCEALVFPGEEDYGIVPLEAMACGKPVLAYAKGGILETTRPLDGPGSAGPPTAVHFQEQTVESLVDALALFETRREAFDPLQIRRHAESFSRDAFKITLGRRLKELYSQHVEALRAHGQGPHPAAIQV